AAATAAGTGTTCAGCGAATAAGAGCGTGGTTCTCTTCTCCTTTACAGAGTAAACCGGCAACGGCCCGATACCCACAATTATCATCGGTCCCCACATAAACTATATTTTCAATATGCTTGTGCATACACAGAGGCATCTCATCAATGGAGATCATCCGTGGTTTTTTAATCGGAGGTGTGCGAGGCGGTTTTCAAATGCGAGTTCCCTTGTTAGCACTACACTTGGATTTTGGGGTAGGTGAATCCGAGATCAACGAATCAACATATTCATGATACGAGGGAGTCCTCTTAGTTGATGTGTCATCTTGGGTAGTCTTCGCCTTTTTAGGAGCACCTTTGGTTTTAACTGGTTGAGAAGGAGATTTCAAATCGGTTGTTTCCAGAAATGCGACATTtctcaattgttcttttatgtgaaatttcatggtgtcatccgctttagaaaATCTATCCATGATCTCTTCCAACTCGGTGGTGATGGTTATATTGGATTCTCCCTCTTTCGTCGGTTTGTAATCATCAAAACAAAGTTATTCCCAATGCCCATGTGACGTTATCTTCTTTCTCACATTCCAAAAAAGTGAATCCAACCGAAAATGTCTTCTCAGTAGATGTCACACCAACAATTTCTAGAAGCGGAAGcttatacttgttggtcttgtacatCGAATCAATTATAAGGACGGTTGGGAATGTGTTAAACAAGTTGATACTTTCaagatgagtccaaaatatatcaCGAACGGTAACATTATCCTCACAAGCTCTGTACCTTGAAACATATTGGTTATCACCCAAAAGTTTAAATAGTTGTTGCATTTCTGACCTAGGACCTTTTTTCTCAATGTTCAGTGTGTAACGTTCATTGTATACCTGCTTGATGTATGAAACACTATCTGGTTTTTTTCGCTtaaaatcggcaagtatgtttctcgACGCAACTTTGATTATCGATAATTCTGAAATAGCATCCCTCTCTTCGCGTTTTAGCCGACACACAATTGGCTGCCCGTGTAGCTTGGTTTCCAATGCGTGATTATGAAGGCCACAAACGACGCTAAAACGCCACAAACCATCAACCCTACAAGATACACTcaacttaaacggacacacacactttctcgatcccgtacCATCATGCTTTAACTTTCGATTTGTTGGAACATATTTCCAACCCCTCTCACATTTCATCACAACAAAGGCTTGCCTTCTACTAGTGCCATTATCGAACCTTGCTATCACATCGCCAAATCCAAGTTTGCAAGCTTCATTTTGGACCCACTCTAGCAAATGTTCAGGACAAGTAAAAGTCATTTCATTTGTAAATTATGGTCGAACATCCACCGCAATGACAACGGTTTTGACATCGTTAATCACCTATTGTGTCTTAGCATCTTCGTTGACCTTTTCTGGAACCTCTACTGCATCTCTGGCAATATTGTCGGGATGCAGCATACCTAATATGTGCACAAAACCTATAGTCTGTCAaaactattttttgaattttgtaacAAACCTTATTTCGGATATGCAATTCCGGAATAAGTTTGGTGGAttttggaagtgcatttctgaagtGAAGCAGTTTCTTCTTCACAAATCAACACCAATGTAGTGAAATAAGAG
The Vicia villosa cultivar HV-30 ecotype Madison, WI linkage group LG6, Vvil1.0, whole genome shotgun sequence genome window above contains:
- the LOC131615010 gene encoding protein FAR1-RELATED SEQUENCE 6-like, translating into MTFTCPEHLLEWVQNEACKLGFGDVIARFDNGTSRRQAFVVMKCERGWKYVPTNRKLKHDGTGSRKCVCPFKLSVSCRVDGLWRFSVVCGLHNHALETKLHGQPIVCRLKREERDAISELSIIKVASRNILADFKRKKPDSVSYIKQVYNERYTLNIEKKGPRSEMQQLFKLLGDNQYVSRYRACEDNVTVRDIFWTHLESINLFNTFPTVLIIDSMYKTNKYKLPLLEIVGVTSTEKTFSVGFTFLECEKEDNVTWALGITLF